A window of the Lates calcarifer isolate ASB-BC8 linkage group LG18, TLL_Latcal_v3, whole genome shotgun sequence genome harbors these coding sequences:
- the tmem209 gene encoding transmembrane protein 209, with product MLTPPKGGMPSMIDSALRMRREEQARQVVLAWAVLNVSLAGMIYTEMSGKLLSRYYNITYWPIWYIELVLASLFSLNALFDFWKYFKYTMAPSTIAVSPEQHLLLGLRNTSIQASPPQKPEKKETPAPAQSSPLQGQSVLSFSPSRPATTSPKFSPSCVPGYSPPLSNPSTPNSAGGPFSPFGKVLNYSPSPGSSPYPSSIGPAEGSSLRARYRTSPSVFNSPGSKEDYMEDLKSLERFLRTEEEKSHRSQLGSPESVSPNHSPTFWNYNRSVGDYAQSLRKFLYQPACRSQAPSAHKDETDLGSKQAAEEVWARITTSRPVVDRIDSWTAKLRNWISDTILVPLVREIDSVNSQLRRMGCPELQIGEASISSLKQAAVMKASSIPTMNSIVQYLDITPNQEYLVDRIKELAHSGCMSSFRWNRGGDLKNRKWDTDLPTDCAILMHVFCTYLDSRLPPHPKYPDGKTFTSQHFSHTPDKPDVTKENLFCIHQSSTTPPHYQLIYQGHIYSLPKGRNNLFHTILMFLFVIKTKESGMLGRVNLGLSGVNILWIFED from the exons ATGTTGACCCCACCGAAGGGGGGGATGCCCAGTATGATAGACAGTGcgctgaggatgaggagagaggagcaggctCGACAGGTGGTCCTGGCCTGGGCTGTGCTCAACGTGTCCTTAGCTGGCATGATTTACACTGAAAT GTCTGGGAAGTTGCTGAGCCGATACTATAACATCACCTACTGGCCTATCTGGTATATCG AGCTGGTGCTAGCCTCTCTCTTTAGCCTCAATGCTCTTTTTGACTTCTGGAAATATTTCAAATACACTATGGCTCCATCCACCATTGCTGTGTCCCCTGAGCAGCACCTCCTCCTGGGGCTGAGGAACACAA GTATTCAGGCCTCTCCTCCCCAGAAGCCAGAAAAAAAGGAGACCCCAGCTCCAGCCCAGTCATCTCCCCTGCAGGGCCAGAGCGTGCTGAGTTTCAGCCCCTCTCGACCCGCCACCACCAGCCCCAAGTTCTCCCCCAGCTGCGTGCCTGGGTACAGTCCTCCTCTCAGCAATCCATCCACCCCAAACAGTGCAGGGGGGCCTTTCTCCCCCTTTGGAAAG GTGTTGAACTACAGTCCCTCCCCTGGTTCCTCTCCCTACCCTAGCAGCATCGGGCCAGCAGAGGGTTCCAGCTTGAGGGCTCGATACCGCACCTCTCCCTCAGTGTTCAACTCCCCAGGAAGTAAGGAGGACTACATGGAGGATCTGAAAAGCCTGGAGAGGTTCCTCcgcacagaggaggagaagagtcACCGCAGCCAACTAG GGAGTCCAGAGTCTGTGTCTCCGAACCACAGCCCGACATTTTGGAACTACAACCGCTCTGTGGGGGATTATGCTCAGAGCCTGAGGAAGTTCCTGTACCAGCCTGCCTGCCGCTCTCAGGCCCCATCTGCCCACAAGGATGAGACAGATCTGGGCTCCAAACAGGCTGCAGAGGAG GTCTGGGCCAGAATCACAACCAGTCGCCCTGTAGTGGACCGCATTGATAGCTGGACAGCCAAGCTTAGGAAT TGGATAAGTGACACCATCTTGGTCCCCCTGGTCAGGGAAATAGACTCTGTCAACAGCCAGCTCAGGAGGATGGGCTGCCCTGAGCTGCAGATTGGAG AGGCCAGTATTAGCAGCCTAAAGCAGGCAGCAGTGATGAAAGCATCATCCATCCCCACCATGAACTCTATTGTCCAGTACCTGGACATCACACCCAACCAGGAATATCTGGTGGACCGCATAAAAG AGCTCGCTCACAGCGGCTGCATGAGCTCCTTCCGCTGGAACAGGGGTGGTGATCTGAAGAACAGGAAGTGGGACACAGACCTCCCCACTGACTGTGCT ATCCTCATGCATGTGTTTTGCACGTATTTGGACTCTAGACTGCCCCCACACCCAAAGTACCCAGACGGGAAGACTTTCACCTCCCAGCACTTCAGCCACACCCCAGACAAACctg ATGTAACCAAGGAGAACCTCTTCTGCATCCACCAAAGCAGCACCACCCCCCCTCACTACCAGCTCATCTATCAGGGACACATCTACAGTCTGCCCAAG GGCAGGAACAACCTGTTCCACACGATcctcatgtttctctttgtcattAAGACCAAGGAGTCAGGGATGCTGGG GAGAGTAAATCTTGGCCTCTCTGGTGTGAATATCCTGTGGATATTTGAAGACTGA
- the LOC108890582 gene encoding achaete-scute homolog 4 — translation MSYSKELMEHIPYVPPLALRGISMDNSGAHYKDALRLGLPFHLDAAYLDPVHGQMLPYRRLSYFPFHGPLGVCDYSFEPAFIRKRNERERHRVRCVNEGYARLREHLPQEFEDKRLSKVETLRAAIDYIKHLQSLLDLNVSGVERGSLGDARNRAPLPQRTECSSDGESKTGLSDSGETVY, via the coding sequence atGTCTTACAGCAAGGAGTTGATGGAGCATATTCCCTACGTCCCTCCGCTGGCTCTCCGCGGCATCTCCATGGACAACAGCGGAGCGCACTACAAGGATGCGCTTCGACTCGGGCTGCCCTTCCACCTGGACGCCGCATACCTCGACCCCGTGCACGGCCAGATGTTACCCTACAGGCGGCTCTCCTATTTCCCCTTTCACGGACCTCTCGGCGTGTGCGATTATTCCTTCGAGCCCGCGTTCATCCGGAAAAGGAACGAAAGGGAGCGACACCGGGTGCGCTGCGTAAACGAGGGTTACGCGCGGCTCAGGGAGCACCTCCCGCAGGAGTTTGAGGACAAGCGGCTTAGCAAAGTGGAGACTCTGCGGGCGGCTATTGACTACATCAAACACCTGCAGAGCCTGCTGGACTTGAACGTGTCCGGGGTGGAGAGAGGGTCGCTTGGAGACGCGCGTAACCGTGCGCCGCTGCCGCAGAGGACGGAGtgcagcagtgatggagagtcCAAAACTGGCCTCAGCGACAGTGGAGAGACTGTTTACTAG
- the prdm4 gene encoding PR domain zinc finger protein 4 isoform X1: MNDMNLSPVGMDQLSVPSVSASHLGLPTSPTHNPIPTPGMPMAIPSLGPSLGSLPSALSLMLPMGPLSDRGVMCGLPERNYSLPPPPYPHLESSYFRHILPGILSYLADRPPPQYIHPSSLNMDGTLSVASNNPSGLDPYSGPGGPLEQGLVPMDSRQVSGQGDLHQTGAHELDSTGLAMESRVSSPMSPDRMGEELATMDGVGVVAVSDTQQQLGGGRQPQPHEGLTGVDSSGGVMPLHGPPVLELPVVMEPDHMGGRVGNGGGGGAGGLGEQLHSNGELNSGVVSVVLTSSMASQGQLEPVPLHGHSGMGLEAVNVSPITAEVSLGPENNLVLVNSTLQLEDSTSNKENMVTAYTIWCTLCERSYTSDCPEHGPVTFIPDAPIQSRARLSLPRPLCLRISVADEPLGVFARDVIPPRTCFGPMVGQHCSNVDLSDWPEKDTPQVWKMYHNNVLEFYIVTTDENECNWMMFVRKARTREEQNLVAYPANGKLFFCTTTEIHPDQELLFFYSRDYCRMMGVPQVPEGQICQCGKECSSFSELKSHLSSHNSNHSHNQPPHSHSPSQQDHAQQQQQQQSQQQQQQQQQQQQQQEQQSQQPQHTHQEEKLTNGTSSSSSSPWPCHAHAAGQTNNDNNSSSGDRNSNDVSSRAKGQGHVREKKFKCSMCSRAFITSTKLNVHFMGHVGMKPHKCEYCSKAFSDPSNLRMHLKIHTGQKNYRCTVCEKSFTQKSHVASHMLIHTGAEKLKCDLCDRAFIRKHDLKQHMFSHTHERRIQCPKCNKHFLKTNHLKKHMNSHEGRRDFVCEKCHKAFLTKYHLTRHLKICKGPKTEKGSRKEQDVDEDDEEEEEEEEDDSRGGRGGGERLVDSANNEDCGLDVGGYNSEKSLSPPH, from the exons ATGAATGACATGAACCTGAGTCCTGTGGGCATGGACCAGCTCAGTGTGCCCTCAGTGAGTGCCAGTCACCTGGGGCTGCCCACCTCCCCCACACACAACCCCATCCCTACCCCAG GCATGCCAATGGCCATCCCCAGCCTGGGTCCCTCCCTGGGCTCCCTCCCTTCTGCCCTCTCACTGATGCTCCCCATGGGTCCGCTGAGTGACAGAGGAGTGATGTGCGGCCTGCCGGAGAGGAACTACTCCCTGCCACCTCCTCCGTACCCCCACCTGGAGAGCAGCTACTTCCGACACATATTGCCAG GTATATTGTCTTACCTGGCGGACCGTCCACCACCTCAGTACATTCATCCCAGCAGCCTTAACATGGATGGGACCCTCTCTGTGGCCAGCAACAATCCCTCAGGTCTGGACCCCTACAGTGGCCCTGGTGGCCCACTGGAGCAGGGACTGGTGCCCATGGACTCCAGACAGGTCAGTGGGCAGGGGGACCTCCACCAGACCGGTGCTCATGAACTGGACTCTACAGGATTGGCCATGGAGTCGCGTGTCAGCAGCCCCATGTCCCCTGATAGGATGGGAGAGGAGCTGGCCACCATGGATGGAGTCGGGGTGGTGGCGGTGTCGGACACCCAGCAGCAGCTTGGCGGGGGAAGGCAACCTCAGCCACATGAAGGCCTCACCGGGGTGGACTCGTCTGGCGGGGTGATGCCCCTCCACGGGCCCCCTGTGCTTGAACTACCAGTGGTGATGGAGCCAGATCATATGGGAGGACGAGTGGGAAACGGcgggggaggaggagctgggggaCTTGGGGAGCAGCTCCACTCGAATGGGGAGTTGAACTCAGGAGTCGTCAGTGTGGTGCTCACCAGCTCCATGGCCAGTCAGGGCCAGCTGGAGCCGGTGCCCCTGCATGGACACTCTGGGATGGGGCTGGAGGCAGTAAACGTGTCCCCCATCACTGCAGAGGTGTCACTGGGGCCAGAAAACAACCTGGTGCTGGTGAACTCCACCTTGCAGCTCGAGGATTCTACCTCCAACAAGGAGAACATGGTCACTGCCTACACTATTT GGTGCACACTGTGCGAGCGCTCATATACCTCAGACTGCCCAGAGCATGGCCCAGTCACCTTCATCCCTGACGCACCCATCCAAAGCCGGGCTCGCCTCTCTCTGCCACGTCCACTGTGCCTGCGCATCTCAGTGGCTGATGAACCACTTG GAGTTTTTGCACGGGATGTCATTCCTCCGAGGACCTGCTTTGGACCAATGGTTGGGCAGCATTGTAGCAACGTGGATCTCTCTGACTGGCCAGAAAAGGACACACCTCAAGTATGGAAG aTGTATCACAACAATGTGCTGGAGTTCTACATCGTGACGACAGATGAGAATGAATGCAACTGGATGATGTTTGTCCGCAAGGCGAG GACTCGTGAGGAGCAGAACCTGGTAGCGTACCCTGCCAATGGTAAATTGTTCTTCTGTACAACCACAGAGATCCACCCTGACCAGGAGCTGCTCTTCTTTTACAGCAGAGACTACTGCAGGATGATGG GTGTTCCTCAGGTGCCTGAGGGCCAGATCTGCCAGTGTGGCAAAGAGTGCTCGTCCTTCTCTGAGCTCAAGTCTCATCTTAGCAGCCATAACAGCAACCACAGCCATAACCAACCTCCGCACAGCCACAGTCCGTCACAGCAGGACCACGctcagcaacaacagcagcagcagtcacagcaacaacaacagcagcagcaacagcagcagcagcaacaagagCAACAATCACAGCAACCGCAACACACTCACCAGGAGGAGAAGCTGACCAACGGGACCTCgagctcctcctcctcgccgTGGCCCTGCCACGCCCACGCTGcaggacaaacaaacaatgacaacaacagcagcagcggtgATAGAAACTCTAATGACGTTTCCTCAAGAGCGAAAGGTCAGGGTCATGTGCGAGAGAAGAAATTCAAGTGCAGCATGTGTTCCCGGGCTTTCATTACATCCACTAAGCTCAACGTGCACTTCATGGGGCACGTGGGGATGAAACCTCACAAGTGTGAATACTGCAGCAAGGCCTTCAGTGATCCCAGCAACCTCAGGATGCACCTAAAGATCCACACAG GTCAGAAGAACTACAGATGCACGGTTTGTGAGAAGTCATTCACGCAGAAATCCCACGTGGCGTCGCACATGCTTATCCACACCGGTGCAGAGAAGCTCAAGTGTGACCTCTGTGACCGGGCGTTCATCAGGAAACATGACCTGAAACAGCACATGTTCTCTCACACTCA CGAGCGCCGGATTCAGTGCCCAAAGTGCAACAAACACTTCCTCAAGACCAACCACCTGAAGAAGCACATGAACTCTCACGAGGGCCGCAGAGACTTTGTCTGCGAGAAATGCCACAAAGCTTTCCTCACCAAATACCACCTCACCCGGCACCTCAAGATATGTAAAGGGCCCAAGACGGAAAAAGGGTCCCGCAAGGAGCAGGATGTAGATGAGGacgatgaggaagaggaggaggaagaggaggatgacagcaggggagggagaggaggaggagagagactggTTGACTCAGCTAATAATGAAGACTGTGGTTTAGATGTTGGAGGATATAACTCTGAAAAGTCCCTGTCACCCCCCCATTGA
- the sapcd1 gene encoding suppressor APC domain-containing protein 1, whose protein sequence is MACRPSGSGSYTVVIIPLRTSLYSLDALRFYLWIKRMKDLEKEKDALWSGLEILERTRLWYLQRLEENRARQDDIETNSVFGSCQEGAAEVPPSLLRSRIQRVNGSLGSVMSEPNVMSRSDPSLLETVADSDLRWHNSVLTQEVSDKNRQISMLELEKDALLEQLDELQV, encoded by the exons ATGGCCTGCCGTCCCTCCGGCTCTGGCTCCTACACTGTGGTTATCATCCCGCTCAGGACCAGCCTCTACAGCCTGGACGCACTCCGCTTCTACTTATgg ATTAAACGCATGAAGGACCTAGAGAAGGAGAAGGACGCTCTGTGGTCTGGCCTGGAGATTCTGGAGAGGACTCGCCTCTGGTACCTGCAGCGGCTGGAGGAGAACAGAGCCCGGCAGGACGACATCGAGACCAACAGTGTGTTTGGTTCCTGTCAGGAAGGTGCAGCAGAG gtCCCGCCCTCCCTCCTCAGGTCCCGGATCCAGCGGGTGAACGGCTCTCTGGGCTCTGTGATGAGCGAGCCCAATGTCATGAGCAGGAGCGACCCCTCTCTGCTCGAAACAGTGGCAGACAGCGACCTCCGGTGGCACAACTCAGTACTGACTCAG GAGGTGAGTGACAAAAACCGTCAGATCTCCATGTTAGAACTGGAGAAAGACGCTCTCCTCGAACAGCTTGACGAGCTGCAGGTCTGA
- the prdm4 gene encoding PR domain zinc finger protein 4 isoform X2, whose translation MNDMNLSPVGMDQLSVPSVSASHLGLPTSPTHNPIPTPGMPMAIPSLGPSLGSLPSALSLMLPMGPLSDRGVMCGLPERNYSLPPPPYPHLESSYFRHILPGILSYLADRPPPQYIHPSSLNMDGTLSVASNNPSGLDPYSGPGGPLEQGLVPMDSRQVSGQGDLHQTGAHELDSTGLAMESRVSSPMSPDRMGEELATMDGVGVVAVSDTQQQLGGGRQPQPHEGLTGVDSSGGVMPLHGPPVLELPVVMEPDHMGGRVGNGGGGGAGGLGEQLHSNGELNSGVVSVVLTSSMASQGQLEPVPLHGHSGMGLEAVNVSPITAEVSLGPENNLVLVNSTLQLEDSTSNKENMVTAYTIWCTLCERSYTSDCPEHGPVTFIPDAPIQSRARLSLPRPLCLRISVADEPLGVFARDVIPPRTCFGPMVGQHCSNVDLSDWPEKDTPQMYHNNVLEFYIVTTDENECNWMMFVRKARTREEQNLVAYPANGKLFFCTTTEIHPDQELLFFYSRDYCRMMGVPQVPEGQICQCGKECSSFSELKSHLSSHNSNHSHNQPPHSHSPSQQDHAQQQQQQQSQQQQQQQQQQQQQQEQQSQQPQHTHQEEKLTNGTSSSSSSPWPCHAHAAGQTNNDNNSSSGDRNSNDVSSRAKGQGHVREKKFKCSMCSRAFITSTKLNVHFMGHVGMKPHKCEYCSKAFSDPSNLRMHLKIHTGQKNYRCTVCEKSFTQKSHVASHMLIHTGAEKLKCDLCDRAFIRKHDLKQHMFSHTHERRIQCPKCNKHFLKTNHLKKHMNSHEGRRDFVCEKCHKAFLTKYHLTRHLKICKGPKTEKGSRKEQDVDEDDEEEEEEEEDDSRGGRGGGERLVDSANNEDCGLDVGGYNSEKSLSPPH comes from the exons ATGAATGACATGAACCTGAGTCCTGTGGGCATGGACCAGCTCAGTGTGCCCTCAGTGAGTGCCAGTCACCTGGGGCTGCCCACCTCCCCCACACACAACCCCATCCCTACCCCAG GCATGCCAATGGCCATCCCCAGCCTGGGTCCCTCCCTGGGCTCCCTCCCTTCTGCCCTCTCACTGATGCTCCCCATGGGTCCGCTGAGTGACAGAGGAGTGATGTGCGGCCTGCCGGAGAGGAACTACTCCCTGCCACCTCCTCCGTACCCCCACCTGGAGAGCAGCTACTTCCGACACATATTGCCAG GTATATTGTCTTACCTGGCGGACCGTCCACCACCTCAGTACATTCATCCCAGCAGCCTTAACATGGATGGGACCCTCTCTGTGGCCAGCAACAATCCCTCAGGTCTGGACCCCTACAGTGGCCCTGGTGGCCCACTGGAGCAGGGACTGGTGCCCATGGACTCCAGACAGGTCAGTGGGCAGGGGGACCTCCACCAGACCGGTGCTCATGAACTGGACTCTACAGGATTGGCCATGGAGTCGCGTGTCAGCAGCCCCATGTCCCCTGATAGGATGGGAGAGGAGCTGGCCACCATGGATGGAGTCGGGGTGGTGGCGGTGTCGGACACCCAGCAGCAGCTTGGCGGGGGAAGGCAACCTCAGCCACATGAAGGCCTCACCGGGGTGGACTCGTCTGGCGGGGTGATGCCCCTCCACGGGCCCCCTGTGCTTGAACTACCAGTGGTGATGGAGCCAGATCATATGGGAGGACGAGTGGGAAACGGcgggggaggaggagctgggggaCTTGGGGAGCAGCTCCACTCGAATGGGGAGTTGAACTCAGGAGTCGTCAGTGTGGTGCTCACCAGCTCCATGGCCAGTCAGGGCCAGCTGGAGCCGGTGCCCCTGCATGGACACTCTGGGATGGGGCTGGAGGCAGTAAACGTGTCCCCCATCACTGCAGAGGTGTCACTGGGGCCAGAAAACAACCTGGTGCTGGTGAACTCCACCTTGCAGCTCGAGGATTCTACCTCCAACAAGGAGAACATGGTCACTGCCTACACTATTT GGTGCACACTGTGCGAGCGCTCATATACCTCAGACTGCCCAGAGCATGGCCCAGTCACCTTCATCCCTGACGCACCCATCCAAAGCCGGGCTCGCCTCTCTCTGCCACGTCCACTGTGCCTGCGCATCTCAGTGGCTGATGAACCACTTG GAGTTTTTGCACGGGATGTCATTCCTCCGAGGACCTGCTTTGGACCAATGGTTGGGCAGCATTGTAGCAACGTGGATCTCTCTGACTGGCCAGAAAAGGACACACCTCAA aTGTATCACAACAATGTGCTGGAGTTCTACATCGTGACGACAGATGAGAATGAATGCAACTGGATGATGTTTGTCCGCAAGGCGAG GACTCGTGAGGAGCAGAACCTGGTAGCGTACCCTGCCAATGGTAAATTGTTCTTCTGTACAACCACAGAGATCCACCCTGACCAGGAGCTGCTCTTCTTTTACAGCAGAGACTACTGCAGGATGATGG GTGTTCCTCAGGTGCCTGAGGGCCAGATCTGCCAGTGTGGCAAAGAGTGCTCGTCCTTCTCTGAGCTCAAGTCTCATCTTAGCAGCCATAACAGCAACCACAGCCATAACCAACCTCCGCACAGCCACAGTCCGTCACAGCAGGACCACGctcagcaacaacagcagcagcagtcacagcaacaacaacagcagcagcaacagcagcagcagcaacaagagCAACAATCACAGCAACCGCAACACACTCACCAGGAGGAGAAGCTGACCAACGGGACCTCgagctcctcctcctcgccgTGGCCCTGCCACGCCCACGCTGcaggacaaacaaacaatgacaacaacagcagcagcggtgATAGAAACTCTAATGACGTTTCCTCAAGAGCGAAAGGTCAGGGTCATGTGCGAGAGAAGAAATTCAAGTGCAGCATGTGTTCCCGGGCTTTCATTACATCCACTAAGCTCAACGTGCACTTCATGGGGCACGTGGGGATGAAACCTCACAAGTGTGAATACTGCAGCAAGGCCTTCAGTGATCCCAGCAACCTCAGGATGCACCTAAAGATCCACACAG GTCAGAAGAACTACAGATGCACGGTTTGTGAGAAGTCATTCACGCAGAAATCCCACGTGGCGTCGCACATGCTTATCCACACCGGTGCAGAGAAGCTCAAGTGTGACCTCTGTGACCGGGCGTTCATCAGGAAACATGACCTGAAACAGCACATGTTCTCTCACACTCA CGAGCGCCGGATTCAGTGCCCAAAGTGCAACAAACACTTCCTCAAGACCAACCACCTGAAGAAGCACATGAACTCTCACGAGGGCCGCAGAGACTTTGTCTGCGAGAAATGCCACAAAGCTTTCCTCACCAAATACCACCTCACCCGGCACCTCAAGATATGTAAAGGGCCCAAGACGGAAAAAGGGTCCCGCAAGGAGCAGGATGTAGATGAGGacgatgaggaagaggaggaggaagaggaggatgacagcaggggagggagaggaggaggagagagactggTTGACTCAGCTAATAATGAAGACTGTGGTTTAGATGTTGGAGGATATAACTCTGAAAAGTCCCTGTCACCCCCCCATTGA